The sequence ATTGATAACGGATCCACAATTCAAATTCCATTTGATTtacatcaaatttaaaaattcaaaataaaggGAACAACTACGAAAATCTCGTGTTTTAGCGATATATCCTGATCCTTCTTTCAGCAGCAATTCCATCTTTCAGCAGTGATTGCAGaagatttatcaaaataatagaTCTGTCGATCCTACCCTATTCACTTAAATAGGAATCCAACGGTTCAATTTTTTTGCTAAAAGAAGAGCGGTCGGATCTAGCAACTGAGTATGTGATAGCATCGACAGAACCTGCTCATGTGCTAACATTGACAGAACCTAAATACAGGAGAGTGTTTATAATCATTAAAAAAGTGATTAttctcaatatttttttatttaatccaaaattattctttaaattcattcaattagcgaaaaatttttatatagttTTCATAAATAGTGCGAGAACTATCATGGAGGGCGTCAAATTGTGTAGTATTATTGACAATTTTGACCAAAGACcaaagaatttatttatttttaactaGTTAAAAGTCGCCCATATATTTTTACCCCAAAATAGTACCACTTTGCGTAATGGACTTTGCACCAAGGGCTGTTATGTCAATATAAGGAATAAGTGGTGGCAATTCCGTCTTttcacaaacacaaaacaaatcTCATTTTTCACGCTTTTTTTCACGCTTTTTTTTGATGATGAATGAAATGAAATTAAAAAAGCGTCGTTGGTCGTTGATGTGAAGCAACCGTCGACCCGCAATAGCCGGTTCATAGTTCTCCGCTTCAGTTGTCGGTGGTTACATGTGACCGGATATCATGGGTTTCCCGCAAATCGAAACGAATTTAATATTATACGGACATAAACCCCGCAGGATCCTTCGTATCTCATTTCAAATGGCCTTCATTTTTTTTACTTAATAAATTTTCAGCGATCATCATACGTTAATTTTTTACGTGTTTAGGaagattatttaatattttcttaCTACCTAATCGGCCACCGTTGAATTTTAAATTGTTTGTTAGTTAAAAGTAGGTCTACCCTTTGATACTTGGCGGTATTTTCTTGATTTTAAATGTGATTTGATGATGGCTTTGAATGATATGTTTCAAGTTTTTAGGTAAGCTTCTCTTGTCGGGTTTTTCTTGGTTTTTGCGAAAATTCAACTCGTATTTTAAAAGGGCGGGTGGGTTTCTTTGCTGGGTTTTTTAGTTTAGCTTTAGAAGTGGAGTTTTGGATTATGTTATTTGTTTTCTTGGGGGTGATTTAAAATGACGGGTAGGCTTCAATTCAAGATATTAGAGCTATATTAACTTGAAAAGCAATACCTTTTCTGTACTCTGTCGGCTGGAGTGTGTGCCATTCAAAGAAGGCCTAAAGTATTCAATGTTTGTTTATGTTTGAATGAGGGAACGTGCTTGGGGATGTCTTTTTAGTAGTATTATTTGATCAAGAAACTGAGGGAGAAATGAGGTTGAATTTGGGGAGGAAGAATGTGGTTGTGGGGATTCGATTCGATGAACATACTCAAGAATTGCTGGATTGGGCAGTTGTGAAAGTGGCTGATTCGGGGGATAACGTTGTAGCTGTTCATGTTTGCAGAAATTCTGGTAATAACAGTGGAGCTAAATAGCATTTTTTTGTGTTTCAGTACAGTATAGGATAACTAAAACCAAATTCTTGGTTTCAGATTGCATTTCGAAGCAGAAAGCTGTGGTGGATGGTTATTTGGAAGACTATCGAGGTCTGTGCGACAGAAGGCAGGTTAGTTTCTGTTTTTTAGTGTTTGCAGCACATTTATTGGATACTGCGACTTCTTTTGGGAGGATTGAGCAAAAGGGCCGACACTGATTCGGTGTTTTTTATGTTCCTTTTGATTCTGTATCAGGTTTCTCTGTGTTCTGAGGTAGTTAAAGGTAATTCAATCAGGAAAATTTTGGTGAAAGAAGCAAAGAAATATGATGCGACTGCTGTAATAGTGGGGATAACTAAGCACAATGGTTTGGGGTGAGCAGTTTTGGGTTTTTGTTATGTTTCtttcttgtttatttttttgtattttccaTGTGAATTCTGTGTTGATGTATATCTGTTTCTTTTTTCCCCTTTTTGTCTTTTTGAAAGGGGATGGAATTCGATTGCTAAATACTGTGCAAAACGGCTGCCTCAAAGCACAGAGGTTATGGCAATACACAATGGTAAAGTTATGTTCAGCAGGTGTTCGAGGAGTCACCTTGAAGGTCTGTAGTTTTCTTCAGAATAGAATGGAATTCAGTTTGGATTTAAACAGGAATCTGAACATATTGTAATTGTTTTCCAGGTCTTGGCGACGATCCAAAGCCgagtttttatttaaagaaaAGCTCCCATACATTCCAAGATTACCTGTCTGAGTTTGGAGAATCCGAGATGTCGGAAACGAGCAGGCTTAGTTTTGATGGAAGAGAGGATGATGTTGTTAGCTCTGTTTCAAAACTAAGCAGAAGCTCTTTGAGTTTAATTTCTTTGCCAGTGGAGGATTTTACGAAACAAAGGCCTGGTTGGCCTCTGCTCCAAACAGCTAGTTCAGTAACTCAACCTGCACTTGAAGCAAGAGAAATGTCAGTAGTGCAATGGGTAATGAACTTACCGCACCGATCTCTGGACCAATTAACCCATCAGCAAGAGCTGCCGAAAGATTTAGAACTTATACTCGACGAAAATTCAGCGTCCTGCAAAGTTTTCAGTTATGATTTTATCAAGAAATCCACTTCTGGATTCGCCTTAGGTAGTTTCTTTTTTAAAGCAAGTagttctttttcttcttttaatGTCTTTTGCATTTTGGGCTAACTTTTTCTCTGTTTGCATGGATAAATGCAGAAAATTTGATTGGTAAAGGAGGAAGTAACAGTGTCTATAAAGGGGTTCTTCCTGAAGGGAAACCTGTTGCAATAAAGGCATTGCAATCTTCGGAAGCGGCGTGGAAGGATTTTACACTGGAGTTTGACATAATGACCACGGTGAAGCACGATAGAATCACACCTTTGCTTGGTATATGCGTAGAAAGCAGTAGCAATCTCGTATCTGTTTATGATCTTTTGTCCAAAGGGAATTTGGAAGAGAATCTACATGGTAAGTTAAACGTGCATGGCTAACTTAATTCTTAAAAATTTGCATGAACTCCAACTAATATCTAAGATTCGGATCAGGTAGTGATAGAACAACAGGTTCAGTACTCTCATGGACAGTGAGATTTAAAATAGCTTTTGGGATTGCTGAAGCACTAAATTACTTGCACAACGAATGTCGAAGGCCCGTTATCCACAGAGATGTTAAATCATCAAATATTCTTCTCAACGATGTATTAGAACCACAGGTACTCCATCATAACTTGGTGCGAAAACTTTTCGTTTTCACAAGTAATACAAAAGTTAATTAGTGCCTGTATTTTGTTTTCttccaatagttgagtgactTTGGATTGGCCATCTGGGGACCTACAAAGGCATCTTTCTTGACAGATAGTGATGTAGTCGGAACATTTGGATATCTTGCTCCGGAGTATTTTATGTACGGTAAAGTAAGCGACAAGATTGATGTGTATGCTTTCGGTGTCGTTCTACTAGAATTGTTATCAGGAAGGAAACCTATTGGACTTGAGTTGACAAAGGATCAAGAAAGCTTAGTGATCTGGGTAAGAACCAAGAATATGCATGCATATGTTAATGAAATTTGCTCTGTTTTTAAGTTTTCCTGATCATTTCACTGAATTGCTTTTCGGTTTTAGGCGAAACCCAAACTAGAAACTGGTGATTTTAAGAGCATATTGGACCCAAATTTGGATGGCAATATTGATGAGACTCAAATGAAAAGAATGGCTCTAGCAGCAACCTTATGCCTAATTCAAGCAGCACGCCTGCGTCCCAAAATGAGCCAGGTATATATGGTTCTCTTTGGTATCTCTACCACCACGTCCAGATCCATCGGAGGGCAGCCGCTGTTGGTTACCGTGTATTATTCGTCATCTCAGTTTTTAGATTATTGCCCTTATTCTTTGTTGAATGTTTCAGATACTAAAGATCCTCAAAGGAGAAGAAGAATGTATGAATGGACTAAAACCGCACGATGATTCAGAAAATCAcgaagatgatgaagtttatcCAGATTCAAGTGCAGAATCCCATTTAAGCCTTGCATTTCTTGATGTAAATGACTACTCAACTTCATTCAGCAGTCTGGATCAAAGCAGTCCTCATTCACTTGGTGAATATTTGAAGAAAAGATGGAGTAGATCATCAAGTTTAGAGTAGCCTTTactttttttcaattatttttttggtatttATTTGTATATATGAGTGAAAATATAAATAAGATTGCACCCAAGAATGAGGTGGTTTCATCTGTAATCAATCACAAGGGGATTTTTACGGCAATGTTTTAGGAAGAGTCCCTATATATGTAAGGACTATTTAAGGTTTGCATTTTCTAGTAAGAATGTAGCATTCGAAAACCATGAATTTATTTTCCATtgatttcaaatatattcaaattattttttttgttcaaaGAAATAAGTCTATGAACTTCAAATTTATCTCTTACATGTTTTATATTATTTCACGTtaattaaaattgatttcaaGTTTACCCGATAATAAtgtcattttttaattttgaaatgcattttattttatatatgctcgaatatataaaaaattaaaatataaatttaaaatttaatatatcatTTCATTATAAACAATATTACTAACCATCAAACCAAGTGCAACgttagataatatatatatatatatatatatatatatatatatatatatatatatatatatatatatttcaatttgattattattatttttttcaattttatatTAACTAGAAAATTacacgtgcaacgcacgtgacacgttataataattttattaattgatTGCTTAGCTTTTTTAACTAAGTGTTATATATTTTACTATCAATTTTAAACTTTGGTTATaatgatttgatttttaattagtTATTAAAGTGGAAACATTATGTCTTTAATTTTTTCTCTTTACGATCGATTTGTGGTATCTAATCGATGCTTTTATGTTTTACAACttggatttaatttatttttttaattaatgactgtaaaacaataacatatgttatatatttgtcgagaaatgtaaaaaaatacaTTGATTTTTTATAAACCGTAAGACTGAGCGTTTGCATTTTATTAAAAGCTATATATAGTTGATATATAATTgtgcaattcaaatattttaatatatgtaaCAGTTCATGTTTGCAGAAATTCTGGTAATAACAGTGGAGCTAAATAGCATTTTTTTGTGTTTCAGTACAGTATAGGATAACTAAAACCAAATTCTTGGTTTCAGATTGCATTTCGAAGCAGAAAGCTGTGGTGGATGGTTATTTGGAAGACTATCGAGGTCTGTGCGACAGAAGGCAGGTTAGTTTCTGTTTTTTAGTGTTTGCAGCACATTTATTGGATACTGGCGACTCTTTTGGGAGGATTGAGCAAAAGGGCCGACACTGATTCGGTGCTTTTTATGTTCCTTTTGATTATGTATCAGGTTTCTCTGTGTTATGAGGTAGTTAAAGGTAATTCAATCAGGAAAATTTTGGTGAAAGAAGCAAAGAAATATGATTTGTCAAATTTAAGTTTTaatacactaacttttaattttgacTATTTTTAATCCAATTGTTGATGTGACATCTAATaagtcaaaaaaattttaagttgcATCATTATTATAATGCACATGTCAGTATTTTTCGATGCAAAATAAAGCATTTTCCAATGTCACCACAACAATTAGGTATAAatagattaaaataaaatttagtatacaaaaaataaattttgaaaacttaGTGACCAAAACCTAAAATTTAAGAAGTtggtgaaaaataataataattttttaatttaaaagttttagttgaagataaaatttgatcttCTATGAATAAAGTGtatataaatcatatatattttttacgtCTGATAAAACATGATGTCTATATGACTTGCTTTGATTTTCAAGTTTTTTGCTCATGCATAATACATTCATAATTTTGTGTATATTTTCTAGCGTATTGAATAACTTTGTTTCGTTAGCtttgaaaatcaaatttaatatacattgaataatatttagcatataaaataattaatgtcctaacaaaaatacaatacaaaataaatttttctaacataAACTCTTATGTTAAAGTATTAACAAATTTAtgccaaaaaattaatttagtcgaacaattatttatttaattaatgataaacATAATTGTTTCATAATTTTGTCataatcttattttaaaatcaaaaatattaatatgtaaatgtcttttttttttcctttttctgaAAAAGCATATACATATAATATGCAATAATCAAGGTaaactttttttatttcttcaaatcttgtaatattttttttcagtgAACTATCATAGTTAGATTACATAGTCATCACCATtagttttataatattatttttacaaTCTAGAATACCAAAAATTTTAGTTAGAttactaaattaaaaaaaaataaacgaatTAAAACGAATtgattggataaaatatgagaaTATCTTTCATTTATATGTGAAATATAGTCTCAATTATTTATAATCTGATTTATTTGTCTTGAACCAGATGACTAAATTAATGATTCTATTCATTTTTTTTCGCGAAAATATATTAATGACCGAAATATTATGTTAAAAAGTTTAGAAGACTAAAACATAGCGATGATGATAAAGGTTGAAAGTAAGttgtaaaattaatatatatattttagattaaaatattttttaattaataaaacttTAACTTtagaacatgaattaaatattaataattaattcacataaataaataaatagacatAAATTAAATACTCATTGAAAAAGCTACAAAATGACATAAAATAAccttgaaaatgacaaaaagttattcattaaatgaaataaaataaatacaaaactgTAAATTCATAACTAAATAACcacttttatataaataaatattatattataatgtaGTTCAAACATCAACATGAAAGTtggttataattatatattttttaatttagacAAAAAAATATCAGTGTTGATTACACTTTTAGTTCaacactaaaatatttttaatcccaaattttttttaaaggattaCATAGTTAGTTATCATCATTATTTTTGTAGTCCCCCTTATTAAAAAATggaatttcaaatatttttgttaGCTTACCAAATGCAAAAAATAAACTAATTGATTGAATAAAAGAGGGTAATACATTTCTAATACAAgtgaaataaaatctcaatttatgatataattttatttatttttaacaagTCGATAAAAGTTAATAACTCGattgaaattttttgttttctaaaagtttaatactaaattatgttaaaaattgaaaagactaAAAACATAGCGATGAAGATAAAACTTGAAAGTAaggtaaaaaaattaataaattttttagatttatagacaaattaaaaatattgctTTCAATTgataaaactttttttttcgaacatgaattaaatattagaaATTAATTTTATCTACAATAAATACATAGATATATACAAATTAAATACTCAATGATTAAAACTATATAATGAataaaaaacttcaaaaaccttaaaaatgacaaaactaattattaaattcataaataaagTGTTACTTTTACCTTCGATTCGGTAAAAAGTATAAATGTTGTTGATTACATTTTTAGTTTATcactgaaatattttttgtcctTAAAGTTTTCTAAGATATTACTTAGTTAGGAATCATTGTTAATTTTATAGTTATTCTTCCTAAAAATAGGAATACAAgaaattttagttaaattacgaaattccaaaaaaataaacGAATTGATTGAATAAAGTATGAGATACGTTTCCTATATAAGTAGAATAGAATATCgatttatgattatgatatgattCTAGTTGTTTTGAATCAGatgattaaaattaatgatttgatttaatttgttatttgtttaaaagtttaataatcaaaatattatgttaGAAGAATG comes from Henckelia pumila isolate YLH828 chromosome 4, ASM3356847v2, whole genome shotgun sequence and encodes:
- the LOC140864911 gene encoding protein kinase STUNTED-like, with product MRLNLGRKNVVVGIRFDEHTQELLDWAVVKVADSGDNVVAVHVCRNSDCISKQKAVVDGYLEDYRGLCDRRQVSLCSEVVKGNSIRKILVKEAKKYDATAVIVGITKHNGLGGWNSIAKYCAKRLPQSTEVMAIHNGKVMFSRCSRSHLEGLGDDPKPSFYLKKSSHTFQDYLSEFGESEMSETSRLSFDGREDDVVSSVSKLSRSSLSLISLPVEDFTKQRPGWPLLQTASSVTQPALEAREMSVVQWVMNLPHRSLDQLTHQQELPKDLELILDENSASCKVFSYDFIKKSTSGFALENLIGKGGSNSVYKGVLPEGKPVAIKALQSSEAAWKDFTLEFDIMTTVKHDRITPLLGICVESSSNLVSVYDLLSKGNLEENLHGSDRTTGSVLSWTVRFKIAFGIAEALNYLHNECRRPVIHRDVKSSNILLNDVLEPQLSDFGLAIWGPTKASFLTDSDVVGTFGYLAPEYFMYGKVSDKIDVYAFGVVLLELLSGRKPIGLELTKDQESLVIWAKPKLETGDFKSILDPNLDGNIDETQMKRMALAATLCLIQAARLRPKMSQILKILKGEEECMNGLKPHDDSENHEDDEVYPDSSAESHLSLAFLDVNDYSTSFSSLDQSSPHSLGEYLKKRWSRSSSLE